A region of the Microbulbifer pacificus genome:
CGCGGTATCAATACACGTCTATTATCCGGCGCACAAATCCGATAAAAATTCAGAATTTTAAAAGTCTGCATTTTTATCGGAGCTACCCCATGCCACACCGGCCTGTGCTATATCGAAAATCACCATGCGCTCTACAACTATACTTTTTCTGACCCTCGCCCTGCTCTATTCAACAGGCGCCGCCTCCGATACGCCGATCAGGGCGCTGAACTACAATGTCTGGCTCGGGTTCCACAAGGGCGAAAAAATTCCGGAGTTCCAGCGCTGGATTGCCGATAAAAGGCCGGACATCGTCACCTTTCAGGAACTCAACGGCATCAGTGAAAAGGAACTTCGCGAAATCGCCACGTCCTGGGGGCACGAGTACGTCTCGGTACTGAAGCCCTGGGGCTTCCCGGTGGGGATTACTTCCAGCGCCGAGATCGAGGTAATTGCGAAACCCTTCTGGTTCTACCACCACGGACATATTCAGGCGAAGACCCACGGAGTAAATGTCTTCGCAGTGCACTTCTGGCCCAAGGAAGAAAAGGAACCAAATGACATCATTGAACTGGCAAAGGGGCTCGTCGAAAAGGGCGAAAAAGTATTGATTGCCGGGGACTTCAATACCCACTCCGCCCGCGACAAGTCCTATCTGGATACGATGCCCAAGCTGGGCTACGTTTACTTTGATGTGGTGGAGCAGTTCGAGCGAAACGGGTTTGTAGACCTGGTGCACAAACATCGCCCTGACCATAAGCGTTCCTTCCCCACCCTCGTCTTTACCGATGGCGCACCGGACGCCAGATCGAAATCGGCCAAAAAATCTGAACGAATCGATTTTGTCTTTGCCAATACGGTTTGGGCAGAACATTCCCGCAAAGCAGAAGTGGTCGTCGATGAAACAACGGATTTTTTATCCGACCACTATCCGTTAATTGTGGAAATTGAATAATTTAGGAAGTACCGTTTTTGGATCAACCTTCACTACCCGTCGCAAATCAGCTAATGCCGCGAGTGGAATCACCGCTAATATCGAGCAGGTAAATGTAGGTCAACGCAGTTTATAGGTAACACTGTGGCGCGCCACTTCCACAAACTCGCTGCTGCGGATGTTATCCACATATTTCCAATCCGCCTGCACTGCATTGCGGCGGAAGGTCAGCGCCATATAGCCGCGCTGGTGCAGGTTGCAGTACTGCAGCTCGTCCACCAGTATCGGCATGCCCGCGGCCATCTCCATCGCCGCTTTCTCCTCCATTTTCAGGTAGCTTTCCATGCCCGGTGAGGTCACGCTGGGGGTTGCGAACTCCACCCCCACCATTTGTCCCGCGGCATCTTTCAGGTGGCTGTACCAGGCGTTGTGGGTATCCCCGGCCACCACCACCATATTTTTTTTCAGCCCCTGTATACGCTGGTACAGGACTTCACGCTCTACGGCGTAGCCGTCCCAAGCGTCGAGGTTATACGGGACCACCTGCTCGAGGCGCGCGCGCTGAATGTCGGTAATCGGCTTGCCCTGAAGGCTGGCGGCCTTGAGTCCGACCAGCTCCGCGGTGCGATCCTGACTGCCGCCCCGGTAGAAACTGGTCATCATTTCCACCGGCAGGTGTATCTTGCCCATCAGCACCTGTTGCCCCAGCAACTGCCAGTGGCCGGTGGATGCGGCGAGCGTTTCCTGCAACCAATGCAGCTGTGGTTTGCCCAGCAGTGAGCGGTCCGGGTCTGCCATGGCGGCGCTGAAGGCGCGGCCGTCGAAGTTGCCTTCACTGTCCATATAGCGCTTGAAATCCAGCTGCTGGTCGCGGCCGATCACCCGGGTATCCAGCATGTGCAGGTCCAGCAGGTCGCCGAAGCTAAAGCTGCGGTAGATCTGTGGATTGCGCTCGCCCATGGGCGGGCGGATCGGCAGCCATTCGTAGTAGGCCTGGACCGCGGCGGCGCGGCGGGCGAAGAAATCGCCCTCGTCTTCGCTGTGGTTCTGCGCTCCGGCTTTCCAGGTGTCATTGCTGATTTCGTGGTCATCCCACACTGCGATAAACGGCGCTGCCGCGTGCAGCGCTCGCAGGCCGGCATCGGTGCGGTAGAGGGCGTAGCGCTTGCGGTAGTCGGTGAGGGTATAGAGTTCGCCGCGGTTGTCTTCCGGCAGTGCACGGCCGATTTCCGCCGAGCGCTCGGTGGCGTAGCCGCCGGTGCCGTACTCGTAGATGTAATCGCCGAGGTGCAGCACCGCATCCCAGTCCTCACTGGCTGCCGCCAGCTGGTAGGCGTTGAAGTAACCCGCCGGGTAGTTGGAGCAGGAAAATATCGCCAGTTTCACCTGCTCGATGCCCTTCGGCGGCAGCGTCTTGGTACGCCCCACCGGACTCTGCTCGCTGGCACCGATAAAGCGGTAGTAGTACGCGGTGTTCGGCTGCAGACCCTGGACGTCGATCTTTACCGTGAAATCCCGTGCGAGGTCGGTTTCCGCCCCGCCGCGGCGTAGGACTTTTTTGAATTCCGGGTCGCTGGACAGCTCCCAGGTCACCTTTGTCGGCCCGACGGGCTCGGTAGCTGCCGCCGGCGTTGCGCGAGTCCACAGGATCACCGCATCCTGCAGCGGATCGCCGCTGGCCACGCCGTGCTCGAAGGTCACCTCCGACGGCAGCTGCGGACGGCTCATGGCCTGCAGCGGTGTTGAGACCACTACACTGCCGGTGGTGGCAAGTGCAGCCCTGATGAAATTGCGTCGGGTAAATTGGTTCACACCGGAGTCCCTGTTGATAAATTTGATCGCCCAGCCTAGAGGGAAGTTGTGACAGCCCAGCGAACCCCGGCACACTGAGTGTATAAGTTTCTGGCAGTTATCCACATCCGGTTTGCCCACAGCTTCTCGGGACAGACCTGTGAATATCTACTGGATATCACGCCGCAGACCAGCAACCCCGTCTTTCTTGCGACAGCGGTCGAAATTGCGTCAGCTAGCAGATAACATCAGCTCCCCACCGCCGACACTCGCTGCCGCGCCGTCAAGCAACCTTTAGGTGCTGTGACTGTCCCAACTTCCAATGAATATACACACTACTTATACACAAGCCCGGTTGTTCCCCCATGCCCAAGCTTCTGAAGCGCTCAATCAGCATCTCTCTCTGGCTCGGCGCCACCTTTGTATTGGCGACGGCACTGCTGGTTCTACTACTGCGCTGGATCGACCCACCCTCTTCCATGGTAATTCAGTCGTGGCAGCAACAGAGCGGTCGCAAGGCACACCAGACCTGGCAACCGCTGGAGAAGATTTCTACCAATTTGCAGATGGCGGTGATTGCGGCGGAAGACCAGAAGTTTCCGCAGCACTTTGGCTTTGACATCGGATCGCTGCAAAAGGCGCTCAGCGAAAAGCGCAAGCGCACCCGCGGTGCCAGCACCATCACCCAGCAGACCGCCAAGAACCTGTTTCTTTGGAACGGACGCAGCTATCTGCGCAAAGCTCTGGAAGCCTGGTTTACTCTGTTGCTGGAAATCCTCTGGCCCAAGGAGCGCATCCTCGAGGTGTACCTGAATATTGCGGAGTTCGGCGAGGGTGTGTACGGAGCCGAGGCCGCAGCGCGCCAGTTTTTCGGCACGTCGTCCCAACAGCTCACACGCTGGCAATCGGGCCTGCTGGCAGCGGTACTGCCGAATCCCAAGCAGATGTCCGCAAGACGTCCGTCGGCCTATGTGCAGAGTCGTGCAGTGGCCATCAACAAACAGGTAAGGCAGCTGGGGGGAAGCCGTTATCTCGATTCCCTGTAGATGTGGAGTCGATAAATTTCGGCAATAGAATACCGGGACATTCGTATAGACCGCAGCGGGGCAAAAACGTGATTGGAAACCGTATTCACTGTTTGCCGCTAACCATGTTGCTCACTTTTGCATTCCCCGCGTGTGTGCTGGGCAGCGATTGTGCGCAACCATCAGACTGCCTCGCACTGGAACTGCACAACCAAGTACGCAGGGACCTGAACGCCGGGCGACTTCCCAACAGCCCCATACCCACACCTCCGGTGGCAATGCTGGTCTACGACCAGGCGCTGGCACGCACTGCCCACAACTGGTCTGCAGCCTAGTGCGGCAGACGCCCCGGGCACAACAGTCAGCGGCGGGAGCACTTCATCGCCAATGGTGGTAATGCGGCGCACGCCTGGGTCGGCGAGAATATTTTCTATGCCACCGCCACCCTGTCGGACACCGACGCACTGACGCAGGCAGTGGCGGCGTGGGCCGCGGAAGCGCGCGACTATCGCTATCAGCCCTTCAAGGTAATGAAAACCGGGCACTACAGCCAGCTGATCTGGAATACGATCGACACCATTGAAAACGGAAAAAAAGTATCGCGCGCGGTGGGTTGCGGTGTGTACCGCTGCCCGGAAGGGCGCATCAGGACCATTGTGACCTGTAATTACGCCCCGGGCGGTAATATTCAGGGTGTGGTGCCCTATCGAACGCGCTAGGCAAGAGCGTAAGTTTGCTTGTTTCAATCGAGCGTAAGAACGACCTTGCCCACTGACTGACCACTGCGCAGATGTTCAATTGCGTCGTGGGCCTGAGCAAACGCAAATTCCCGCCCGACAAACGGCGCCGGTAAATTCAGGTTCGCACACCCCGTCAGCAGCTGATCAAACAATGCCTGTTCCTGCCACAGCCAGATCAGGTTGAACGCCATTACCGATTTGTTAGTGCTGATCATATCCATCACGTCGTAACGGGGGCGCTTCAGATACAGCCAGGCGGCTTTCCACCAGTTGGGCTTATCGCCCGGGGTAAACTCCGCTGCTCCGAATACGATCAACCGTCCGGTTGGCGCCAGGGCCGCAAACGAGCGTTTCTGGATTTCACCCCCGATTCCATCGAGGACCATGTGCAGCGGTCTGCCGGCGAGTTGCGTCTTCAGCTGCACCGCAAAATTTTTGCCGCGGACAATGACTTCATTAAAGCCCTGCGCGGAGAGAAACTGCTGTTTCGCAACCGAGCCCACGGTACCGATGGGCACCCCGCCCAACCTTTTAACCATGCGCATTGCCTGCAAGCCGACGCCGCCGGCGGCACTGTGGATCAAAACCACTTGCCCGGGTTTCAATGCACCCAGTTCGGACAGCGCATAAAAGGCGGTGAGGCTCTGTGCAGGAAAGGCGGCCGCTTCAGAAAAGCTCCAGCCTTCTGGAATTTTGCGGCAATGCTGTGGCAATACGTCCACGCAATTTGTGTAACCACCAAAACGGGTGCAGCCGTAGACTCGGTCGCCTACCTTGAATTGTGTATTTGCTGAAGCTCCAATCTCGTCGACCACACCGGAAAATTCAAGGCCGGGAATAAAGCTGCCTTCGGGTGTGGCGGAGTAAAGTCCGGTTAACGCGAAGATATCCGCGAAGTTCAAACCCACGGATTTTACTTCGATCCGGACTTTTTCCAGATCCGGTACATCGAGAACCTCTTGCACCATTTTCAAGTTACTGATTGCACCAGCCTTTGGTGTGCGCCAGACGTTCCGAGTACCTCTCATCTAGTTTTCTCCTATTTATCGGCACTCAGTGTGAAAACATGGGATGGGCGAAACGGCAAAGTGACCGGCGGCATCCCGGACATGGGCAGGTCCCCTACCGCCATCCCGATAGAAACAGTGTACAAGCTTTGTTTAAGGGCGTTTGCGACAGACCAAAATGCACGGAAAAATCTTTCTCTTCCGTGTGCTAGTCGAGCTTTTTGCACGTGGCGAAGTGGTAGCAGAAATAGTTGGTTACTTTTTCCACACGAAGCGCGCTTCTTCCTGGGCTATCGTGTCTGCCGACCCGCAAGCCAAATCTTGCTAGCCGCGCCGCTCCACCCGGCGCGGCAGGTCAAACCAGAGTGCGGTCACACCTTTGTCGCCTGCACGCAGGGTTAACGGTTCGTCGATGGTACCTAGGCCATCACCAGCGCCCAGTGCTGTGCCATTGGCGTACACCTCACCCTCGATGACATGCAGGTAGCCAACGCCATCTGTCGTTTCCAGTGCCTGGGCATCACCAGTATTCAACTGCACTCGGTAGAGGCCTGCATCCTGATGCACGGTCAATGATCCGTCACGACCATCCGGGGTCACCAGCGGAGTCAAGTTACCTTTTTGTTCGATCGCTTTCTGTTCGTAGCCCGGTTGCAGGTTGCGCTGGTTGGGGATAATCCATATTTGCAGGAACTTGAGGGGCTCAGTCTTTGAGTGGTTGTACTCGGAGTGAGTAATCCCGGTTCCCGCCGTCATGCGCTGCACTTCACCGGCGGGCACCACAAACTGGTTGCCCATGCTGTCCTTGTGTTCAATGGCACCCGCAAGCACATAGGAGATGATTTCCATATCCCTGTGGCCGTGGGTGCCAAAGCCCGCACCGGCGGCAACGGTATCGTCATTGATCACCCGCAGCGCGGAAATCCCCATATGTTTCGGGTCGTAATAGTGGCCGAATGAAAAGGTATGACGGGAATCGAGCCAGCCGAAGTTTGCTCTGCCGCGCTCGTCGGCGCGCCGTAGATAAAGCATGTTGCCGTCCTCGCTAAAAATGGAATAGCGGGACTATACGACCGGGGGCGGCGGGGAAAAATCGAATAATTTGGGATAAATCATTCGATTTAGAGTTGGCGCTCAGGGGATTCGGAAGTTACCGGCCACGTCCTGCAGCGGGGAAATTCCAGCAGCCCCGCCATCGTCGGGACTGCTGGTTCACAGGGCTAGGGACCGCCTACGGGGGCCTTTAGCCCTCGGTCTTCGCTTCAGCGGCTTGCAGCGAAGCCGCCACCGCCTGTACTTCGTCCATTACCCGCATCAGATTGCCGCTCCAAAGCTGGGCGATTTCTTCATCCGTGTACTGGCGCTTCAGCAATTCCTCGGTCACGGAGGCCGTTTGCGATGCGTCATTCCAACCGGCGACACCGCCACCGCCGTCGAAATCGGAGCTGATACCCACGTGCTCGATACCGATTTTTTTCACCAGGTAATCGATGTGGTCAACGAAGTCCTGCACATTCACCGGCGGCACCAGCGGATCCACTTCTTTTTCCACCATGGGCGCCACCTGTGCGCGCAGCTTCATGAAGCCGGCCATGTAATCGTGTCGGGCGTCACTGTCGAGCTGCCCTACTGCCTCCCAGTCCAGCATTTTGAAACCGTTTTTCTCGGCTTCCCTTCCCATTACCTCAAACGCTTTTGCTTTCCAGGCATCGTATTTTTCGGTATTGAGATAGGACGCAAAGGCCACGGTCTGGACCACACCACCGTTTTCCTTGATCGCCATCAGCTCTTCGTCATCCAGGTTGCGGCTGACATCATTCAGGGCTCTGGCGGAAGAGTGGGATGCAATCACCGGCGCCTTGGTCAGGCGCAGGGTTTCCAGGTTGGCGGCCTTGGAGGGGTGCGACAGGTCGATGATGATTCCGACCCGGTTCATTTCCCCGACCAGCTCGCGCCCCAGATCACTGAGTCCGTTGTACAGCCACACCCCGTCGCTTTCACCGGTATTGGAATCGGCAAACTGGCTGTGGCCGTTGTGCGACAGTGACATATAGCGCGCACCGCGATCGTAAAACTCCTGTACCAGGCTGAGATCGGTGCCCAGCGGGTAAGCGTTTTCCACGCCCATCAACGCCGCCAGCTTGCCGTTTGCGATCAGTTCACGCACCTGTGCGGTGGTGGTCGCCAGACCAATGCGGTCCGGGGCAATTTCTTCGGTCAGGCGATGTACGGCATCGAACTTGGCCCGCGCATTCTCCAGCGCTGCCGCGTACCCCTCTTCACTTAGCTCCCCCTGGCCGGTGTAGATACTGAACCAGACAGCATCCAGCCCACCCTGTTCCAGCTTGTCCAGATCGACCTGGGTCTGCAGGTCCTCGGTGTAGTTGTGATCGGCGGTGAAATTGCTAACATCGATATCGACATGAGTGTCCATGGTGAGCAGGCGCCTGTGTCGCGTCTCCAGATCGACACTTTCACTACCTACCGCCTCGGCCTTTAACTCTTCTTTTGGCTCTTGAGACTCCGGCGAGCAGCCGGCCAGCAGCGCACCTGAAATGCACAGTGCGAGATTTAATTTTTTTAGCATTCTTTTCTCCTGCTTAGAAACTGTAGGTCACAGTGCCCTGGAAAGTACGCGGGCTCAGTGGACGGTAATACGGAGAACCGGCATACACAAATGACATCACTTCGGCATTGAATACGTTGTCGAGGTTCAGGCGCAGATTGGCGTTGCTCAGACCCACTGCTTCGCCACTGATGTCCACATAGGCACTGGCGGTGGTGTAATCATCCATCTCAAACATTTCTGCGTAATCCGCATAGCGCTTGCCGGTATATTTGAGGGAGAAGTTGGCGACCATCCATTCGGTCGGCTCCCAGGTTACACCACCGGTAAACAGCCATTCAGGGCTGTCTGCGAGCTTACTTCCGGCC
Encoded here:
- a CDS encoding endonuclease/exonuclease/phosphatase family protein, whose protein sequence is MRSTTILFLTLALLYSTGAASDTPIRALNYNVWLGFHKGEKIPEFQRWIADKRPDIVTFQELNGISEKELREIATSWGHEYVSVLKPWGFPVGITSSAEIEVIAKPFWFYHHGHIQAKTHGVNVFAVHFWPKEEKEPNDIIELAKGLVEKGEKVLIAGDFNTHSARDKSYLDTMPKLGYVYFDVVEQFERNGFVDLVHKHRPDHKRSFPTLVFTDGAPDARSKSAKKSERIDFVFANTVWAEHSRKAEVVVDETTDFLSDHYPLIVEIE
- a CDS encoding alkaline phosphatase D family protein produces the protein MNQFTRRNFIRAALATTGSVVVSTPLQAMSRPQLPSEVTFEHGVASGDPLQDAVILWTRATPAAATEPVGPTKVTWELSSDPEFKKVLRRGGAETDLARDFTVKIDVQGLQPNTAYYYRFIGASEQSPVGRTKTLPPKGIEQVKLAIFSCSNYPAGYFNAYQLAAASEDWDAVLHLGDYIYEYGTGGYATERSAEIGRALPEDNRGELYTLTDYRKRYALYRTDAGLRALHAAAPFIAVWDDHEISNDTWKAGAQNHSEDEGDFFARRAAAVQAYYEWLPIRPPMGERNPQIYRSFSFGDLLDLHMLDTRVIGRDQQLDFKRYMDSEGNFDGRAFSAAMADPDRSLLGKPQLHWLQETLAASTGHWQLLGQQVLMGKIHLPVEMMTSFYRGGSQDRTAELVGLKAASLQGKPITDIQRARLEQVVPYNLDAWDGYAVEREVLYQRIQGLKKNMVVVAGDTHNAWYSHLKDAAGQMVGVEFATPSVTSPGMESYLKMEEKAAMEMAAGMPILVDELQYCNLHQRGYMALTFRRNAVQADWKYVDNIRSSEFVEVARHSVTYKLR
- the mtgA gene encoding monofunctional biosynthetic peptidoglycan transglycosylase encodes the protein MPKLLKRSISISLWLGATFVLATALLVLLLRWIDPPSSMVIQSWQQQSGRKAHQTWQPLEKISTNLQMAVIAAEDQKFPQHFGFDIGSLQKALSEKRKRTRGASTITQQTAKNLFLWNGRSYLRKALEAWFTLLLEILWPKERILEVYLNIAEFGEGVYGAEAAARQFFGTSSQQLTRWQSGLLAAVLPNPKQMSARRPSAYVQSRAVAINKQVRQLGGSRYLDSL
- a CDS encoding CAP domain-containing protein; the encoded protein is MLLTFAFPACVLGSDCAQPSDCLALELHNQVRRDLNAGRLPNSPIPTPPVAMLVYDQALARTAHNWSAA
- a CDS encoding CAP domain-containing protein, encoding MAAWAAEARDYRYQPFKVMKTGHYSQLIWNTIDTIENGKKVSRAVGCGVYRCPEGRIRTIVTCNYAPGGNIQGVVPYRTR
- a CDS encoding alcohol dehydrogenase catalytic domain-containing protein, encoding MRGTRNVWRTPKAGAISNLKMVQEVLDVPDLEKVRIEVKSVGLNFADIFALTGLYSATPEGSFIPGLEFSGVVDEIGASANTQFKVGDRVYGCTRFGGYTNCVDVLPQHCRKIPEGWSFSEAAAFPAQSLTAFYALSELGALKPGQVVLIHSAAGGVGLQAMRMVKRLGGVPIGTVGSVAKQQFLSAQGFNEVIVRGKNFAVQLKTQLAGRPLHMVLDGIGGEIQKRSFAALAPTGRLIVFGAAEFTPGDKPNWWKAAWLYLKRPRYDVMDMISTNKSVMAFNLIWLWQEQALFDQLLTGCANLNLPAPFVGREFAFAQAHDAIEHLRSGQSVGKVVLTLD
- a CDS encoding pirin family protein, translating into MLYLRRADERGRANFGWLDSRHTFSFGHYYDPKHMGISALRVINDDTVAAGAGFGTHGHRDMEIISYVLAGAIEHKDSMGNQFVVPAGEVQRMTAGTGITHSEYNHSKTEPLKFLQIWIIPNQRNLQPGYEQKAIEQKGNLTPLVTPDGRDGSLTVHQDAGLYRVQLNTGDAQALETTDGVGYLHVIEGEVYANGTALGAGDGLGTIDEPLTLRAGDKGVTALWFDLPRRVERRG
- a CDS encoding dipeptidase, which encodes MLKKLNLALCISGALLAGCSPESQEPKEELKAEAVGSESVDLETRHRRLLTMDTHVDIDVSNFTADHNYTEDLQTQVDLDKLEQGGLDAVWFSIYTGQGELSEEGYAAALENARAKFDAVHRLTEEIAPDRIGLATTTAQVRELIANGKLAALMGVENAYPLGTDLSLVQEFYDRGARYMSLSHNGHSQFADSNTGESDGVWLYNGLSDLGRELVGEMNRVGIIIDLSHPSKAANLETLRLTKAPVIASHSSARALNDVSRNLDDEELMAIKENGGVVQTVAFASYLNTEKYDAWKAKAFEVMGREAEKNGFKMLDWEAVGQLDSDARHDYMAGFMKLRAQVAPMVEKEVDPLVPPVNVQDFVDHIDYLVKKIGIEHVGISSDFDGGGGVAGWNDASQTASVTEELLKRQYTDEEIAQLWSGNLMRVMDEVQAVAASLQAAEAKTEG